The Salvia splendens isolate huo1 chromosome 20, SspV2, whole genome shotgun sequence nucleotide sequence TCTCACTCCCATCGTTAATTAGCAGAGCCGAGCACTCCTTGTACGGACAATAAAACCTCTCCGCCCCCAAAATCAGGGCCTCGCACAGCGCGTCTCCCCACCGATCGAAGACCTCCCGCGGCAGAATCGTGCGGCAGTGCTGCGGCTCCAGGAATCCCGCGCACCCGGGGACGGGGCAGCCGATCGACGTGATGCTTTCCTGCAGGCGCGCCGCGACGTAATTGGAGACGCATTGCGTGCAGTAGGAGTGGTCGCAGCCGAGGATGCGGAACGAGTCGCTGATCGGCTTCTCGCAGGCGCAGATTTCGCAGGAGAAGGAGAGGCGGCGGGGCTTGGAGTTGGACGATTCGCCTCTGTAGAAGCGGCTCTTATTGCGCTTGGTGAAGGAGGAGGCCGGGACTTCGACGACGTCGTCGAGGTCAATTATGATTTTGGAAGTGGGGCGGTAGGTTTCGACGGAGATTGCGTCCGATTTCGTTGCGCCGGACTTGATTAACGACGGCGGCGTCGAGTAAAGGATGGTGAGTTCGTCGTCGTCGACGTCGACGTCTCCGATTTGGAGGATTTCGGTCGCCATTGCGTAATTGATGAAAATTGAagtagaaagcgagagagtggCTGTTCAAGATTTAACCTTTTTAGTTTCAAATTAGGAAGGAATACTGTGCATAATTGTGAGTATATCGAACGCTACAAGGCATTAATACGGATGTAACGGGTAGAGTATCCACTATAAGACGGACAATAACCTCGCCCCTTTTTTGCCTACAACCTTAGTTTTTTTGTCCGCGCCCTAAAAAAAAGTTTCCatcactataggcggacactttcaatagctccaaaattttacaaccaattttcattttaattttaaaaaaaatcgaaacggctccttccttcttccttcttccttctccaatcCCCCTCTCCCTCTAAAAatgtcgaattttttttaaaaaaatattcgaagggggcggccggcgcgtcctcgcacatTTCTCGCCGAAGCCTCGTCCGCCCCGGAAAATTtgtccgcctcggggcggacgtcctCCACACTATAATCCGGCGGGacggggcggccggcgcgccgcccccatagtggacactctaagcaTGACTTGTCTTCGGGCTATTTTGTTATATGGGCTATTCgaattacataaaaaaacaattgagtttaaaattttaattagtaatacttcctccgtccctgaaaattagtcacttattttcatttccGTCTCTTcctaaaaatgacaaatgtgatctatttttcgtggacggatggagtagttgATTGGACTATTTAGGCATGGAAAgttttatacttcctccgttgaCAAATAAGTGTcttattttgcaatttttatTTGTCCACCAATGaatgtctcatttatttttttactacttttggtagcGGACCTTACATTGCATAaactttatttcactcacatttcaatacaaatataaaattaggatacaccttccactaacatttttcaCTCAATTTCTACTatctttcttaaaactcgtgcccgatcAAATTAGTCTTATAttagtggacggagggagtaactttgAAGTAATACTACGCCGTCCATCAAAAATAGACCTAGTTGTGTACAACACtagttttaatgtgcaattagtaaagtaagagatgaaaaGAATGCTATAAGAGAGAAGTAGTAATGGTGGATTGTGGAGTTCACATTATtagaaatatttaaatgttacAAACTTTTCTTATTTAgaaattagtctaattttgatGGACGGCCCATAATGATAAAATTGGTCTATTTTTTTAGGACAGAGGTAATAATGAAATTCATAAAGATCAAAGTAcagttttatttaaaaaaatatatgtaatgGTTTAtaagagtaaaataaaattttatgtttaatttcaaatatatttCCACGTATATTTAAAAAACAATGATTATTTGCCTAAATTTTAAATGTTtgaaaactaattaaaattgaaaattcaatAATGAGAATTAACTAAGTATTTCGGGGCAATATGAggttctttttatttttagttcaaCCTTATTTAATTACAAATTATTCAATTTAGAAATATTCGAATTGTGATTTGTTTGGATTATAAATTTTCTAACTCTAAATCTCAATTTAATCCATGAGTTTCGAATTGAATTGATTTATCAATATTCACCTTACCCAAagtttatattatttaattgacaaattttaattaatagcaaTTATTAATTGACGTTAGGAAATAAGATGCTAATTACTCTTTCCGTCTCATTAAAGATgatccactttcctttttagtttgtcccaatcaagataaCTCAttgttaaaaatagaaacacactttctctactttattccttctatcttactttactctctactTCACagtacacacaaaataaagttgcataaattctcgtattgctaggcatgcacaaaccgaaccgaaccggcaGTTAACCGCCAGTTCATAacccggaaccggaaccgggagTGGCGGTTCAAACCGTGAGACGGTTGGGCGGTTCGGACGATTCGGTTCAGGTTCGGGAATTTGAGAAATTAGAACCGCCAGTTCAATAGTTCGAACAGGcggttcaaataaaataaaaaaatatttattatttataaatttaaaattttatatgtaaaattcaattttcacaaataaataaatacttacaataatttcataataacccatatttatttgttgggcctcTGAAATTTAAGAAACAatttttggttgtttctcttttatagagacatcatttaatattttatgtttcactttcgacgTGGGATAAAATATGCtaaagtattttcttttataactacatgtttacatcattcattcatctttttccaatgtgaaatacaaaattttattttgtcttctacttttctttatttttatcttttattatttatttttatttttgtcataattctTTTATTacgacaaatttatagataataatagcatcaactagaatagtttagttagaatagtttaattaaatttgagcGTTGCAtgttgtgggacggagggagtatttgccAATAGCTAAAGGTGGTTACGAGGGAGAAAGCAATTTGTTAGTTAGCTGCTGAGCTGGCAATAAtagttactccctccatccacgaaaatagtctcattttgtcattttgtgtaatttacccactttttctcctctttcCATAATTTACTTAgaagagcatccacaacagtGGACGAGCCGGAGGACGAGCGACCGACGAGCCGCTCGTCCGTCGCGCTCGTCCACTATTGCGACCGGCAAGCGCATCGCGGACGAGTTAGACGGACGACCCCTTGTCCGTCGGGTTTAACGCTCGTCCGCCGtctcgtccgctattgcgggCACCCGACGGACGAGagcattttttgatttttttactttttattttttttttaatttcaactttATATATATCGggctcgttgcacttcatttcatttacatTTCATATCATGCAGAACGATCGTCGAAAATGAAGGcctaaaacataaacatatcattcCGTCGGGACCCCCGTTCGGCTAGAGGCAAACTATaaagattcaaggcatactaaacTTTGTctaaattgttgtttttttgttgcattgtattattttaaatttttttatttaataaaattattattgcactttctctgcccgtattcgtgttgaaatttaaGTTCTGTAATTgcttatttgtgaatttgtgaatttttattattgtacttGTCTGCCGGGATGTCCTAGTGTTTGTCCACTATTGTGTAGtgagatgtcctagtgatgtggcagtggggtgggaagtcctagtgacgtggcagaaagtgattttgggaagtcctagtgctagtccgTGGGGAAGTCCTtcctgtggatgctcttactttttctccatatctctcttactttacctgcttattctcattttctctttctttaccAATTTCTCACTAAAACTCGTGCAGTCCagaaatgaaattattttttgtgtacCGAGAGTACTATTTAGTTAGCTTACTCAACAGTTACTTGAATTAGTTAGATGATAACAAGTTgtagctatatatatatatatatatatatatatactcgaGATTGCAATCATTTACACAACTTGCGATCATATTCTTTCTATCTATTCCAATCATATGTGGTGTGAGCGTTCAACAAACCGAGTTGATGGAGAGTTTTCAGAATAACAATGGTGGAGTTTCATCATCACCAGGAGATGCAGGGGGCCTCATTTGTAACCGACTTGCATGTAATAATACTGGATACCTATGTTTTGATACTAGGAGTGCAATGGTTATCAAAGGGGTCTCTCTTGGAATTTATGTATATTACAAATAGTTTTTCTACCGTCTTTTTCTTTATTCTCATCACTTTCAATGAGAAGAAGGAAAATTTGAAGATGAGATGAAATAGTAACTGCTAGAGAATGAGTTTTAGGGTTCATGTCAAAATCAGCAAGAAGGGCAATCATGGCAAAAACGTACAAGATTTATCGGATGAATTGAGCCAATGAACATAAGACCATATTAGTATGCCGTCGAACAGAAGGATTGATGTCCAGTTCGAGAAGAGCCCAAATGGAGTGGGTGGAAGTTTTGAGTTGGCTGAATacgaaaagaagaagaatgttAAATATGACGCTTGACATCATAATTGTGTTTGGGCCAAGTTTCAAATCAGTTGAAAGAAGATATTGAGAAGATATGCATGCAAAAGGATGAGTTTATTGATGAAAGTGACAAAGTCTCGGAAATATTCCATACCTTTGATCTGATATCTCTTTTTTAATAATGAATAtgttactccctttgtccctaaaaaatagatcacatttgtcattttgggatgtcccttCGTCTCTCGGAAATATTTCATACCTTAGATCTGGTGTCTCTTTTTTAATAATGAATATGTTACTCCATTCGTCTCTTAAAAATAGTtcacatttgccatttttgggatgtcccttaaaaatagaccaattcTATTCAATGAAACTTTTTTTCCCTTTAATGAGACGagtctcattctccactaacaatactccagtgccgtttcaaatgtattttatttcttagggaatggagggagtatattttatcttGTTAATAGATTAGTATAAATTGGATTACAATTTGCCTATAAAAGGCCAAGTAACTCACAATGGAGAGGGAAAatgttttgtttaataaaaagattaagttattcgTAAGTATTTACGCATGAGTAACTCTGAATCGAACGTTTATATTGGATTGGGGCGTCACTCATTATTcccttccaaatccaaaatcgTGGCATTCATCCCATCCCGTTCCTAACCAACTACTTCAACCATTCTGTCAAATTTTGTCCGATCTAGGTAACACAAGGAAGTCCAACCACTCGCCGAAAGCCCAACATCTCTATCGACTGTGCCCATCCATTCCATCACCTCAACAAGTCTCGCACCTCGGCCCAATGGCCGGAATTTGTCAAATCCACCAAATTCAAGTTAGCCAATTCTCTGCACTCACATGTTTGAGAAATTGCCAAGGTATTCTGActgggcgtcacgcatcgcgtcgaaaaaaaaaaactatttgcCAAGGTATCCATTGAAAATCTTGAAGTAATTTGAACGTTCCTGGGATGTCCGTCTTGACCCGAATTAGGTCAGATCAAGGATTATATTGAAACCATGATTGAGGTAATCAGGCATAGTTCTATCCCTTATGAAGATCTTATTATGCTAGTTAAGAAGGATAATAAGtggagaatgtgtgtggattaTAGGACTCTAAATGCACTCACTATGGGTGGACAAATACCTAATTCCagtaatagaaaaaaattctTGGATGAGTCAGTCTATGTGGCTAGTTTTCTAAACCTCAGATCAATGTATTGGCAAGTGCAGATGGCTCTTGATGATTTGCCAAAAATGGCTTTTAAGTCTCATGAAGGGCactatgagttttttttttgtcatgccTTTTGGACATAAAAATGCACCAACAATATTCCAAACTTTGATGAATATTGTATTTAAGACATTTTTAGGGTAAATTTGATGACATCTTAATACTCCCTTCGGCCCACTCTAAGTAGAGCATATCTAATTCGAcaaaaaattttatatattgttgttttgtgagttacgtggagagagagaaaaagtagagagggtGATATtcctgttttaaaaaatgtgtcatttagagtgagacatcataaaaataaaaatatgtgatTTAAAGTAGGAGTGAGGGAGTATATATCAAGGATAATAAGAAACACATTCACCACCTCAAATTAGTTCTGCAACTTATTAGGGATAACAAACTACTACTTGCTAAGAGATCTAAATGCATATTTGATTGAGAAGAGGTGGAGTGCATGTGACATCTAATTGCAAAAAAAGGTGCAGCCACATGTGAGAAGAAAGTGGAAGCCAGTGGCTACATGACCCATTCCTTGTTCTGACAAACAAGTAAGAAACTTCTTGGGGTTTACTGGGTACTATAGACGATTTGTTAAAGGATATGAAATAATAGCCAAATCTCCAATAGAAGTGATTAATGATTCCGAGTTCAATTGGACAAAAGCTGCGTAAAGAGCTTTTGAGAAACTAAACCTTGTTGTGGTTTCAGATCTTGCATTAGCACTTCcatatttatctaaataatacCCCATTGCAACTGATGCTTTAGGGTAAGGAATATGAGCTATCTCGATACAAGAGGGGCATCCAATTGCATTTAACAGTAAATCTCTATCTTCTAGACATCTACTATTATTAGCTTAGGAGAGACAGTTATTTGCTATTTTATTTGCAATCAAGAAATGGTACCATTATCTCCAAGCTAAAAAGTCCATTATCTTAACTGATCATCGGAGTTTAaggtactccctctgtcccaaggaagatgaccctttTATTGGGCGCCACATGAATTTTATCCATATTTATgcttaaaaagaataaagtaaaagagagaataaagtaaacataaatggttttctatttttagaaatgtgtctTCTTAGTTGAGACAAAGTAAAAATAGGAAAGTGTTGTTAtctgtaacacccgtaccttaagttagAAATTTATCTTATGTAATGAAATAatggataaaattatttcaaaatgttaTGCCTCTCGATAGGTGTGATATGAAAAGAATATGGTTTATGTGTTTAACGTGGAAAAAGAATGTGTTTATGTTATTTTAAGTATGAACGATGGAGActcgtttaaggtctcgttgaaagatcgatgatgaaattgctattcattAGCAAGACGAATGTATTAAATGGAAGGAAATATATGGGCAACGACGCGCGTAAGCGAGGAACGGATGAAtggatattatatttggaacaacaccaaatataaattttgtacgatttctcgtactttaattggtATTTATGGGGAACGAGATAGCAAAATCTAATATAATGAAGACccgtgaatttttaatgaacgaaggaaaaatacaaaattataatgtatgaatttattttggacttttcaaaataaattcgaagtccaattaaaaaaataaattaatcttgGAGTCTAAATACTCTTTAAATCCACCAAGTAGTGGTTTCACTAATTTGGGCTCGTATTCTATTTCTTTAGCCCAATTGGAATTTAATTGTGGAAGcccaagtatttttttttattggaccaagcccaagtctttttccttttcttttcctttttctttcttttcttcttccttcttgcTTCATGGCCGACGGTTTTCATTTTTCCCCATGATCGATCGGTTTTCCCCACTTCCCCATCAATATCCACCCCTCTAAGCCACCCTCTCACTTTCACTTTGCaaagaaaaaaagggagaagaagaagagagaaggaaaagtgGCGAGAGAGAGAAGCCGAGAGAGGAAGCAAGAGGAGGAAATTTCACATCTTTGTTCATTCACCATCAAGTCCAACCTTTTCTTTTAGGAGGTATAATCCATCTCCATCTCAATGCATGAGTTATTATTAGCTTTGTATGCATATAGCTTGACCTTCTTCCATAATCAACTAAGTAGAAACCGACGTAGAAATAATCGAACGATCGCCGCGCATAATCGAATCTAGGAAAGAACGAAACTTTATAACCATAACGTGTGTTGCGGGACGTTTCGGGGTGGTTTCGGAGGAGGAGAGGccaccgccggcgacgggcagcggcggacagccgctcGACGTCTCCCCGACGGCTGGCATCTCCATTTGCGACGGTAGACAACCACGGCTGGTGACGCGACGGCGAGGCAGCAGCCCCAGCCGCACGGCAGCGGCGACGTGGAGTGTCCTCCGCGGCAGCAGCTTCCGCCGGCGAGCAGCGAAGGCAGCGGCTTCCTCGGCGGCTCCAGCTGTGGCGGCAGGCGGCTCCAGCCGCGACGGTGGCGAGCCGGAGGGAGAACGACGGCGACGACAGTGGTGGTGGTCGGCTGTGTGTGTTTgccgagagaaagagagggcgacggtgagagagaaagaagagagagagagagtgtattggagaagatgatgaaaGTTGGGCCATGCTTTTTGggccatgtgtttttttttaaaatttgggcCTTGATTTAAATCTTTTAGTAGGGCCTTATAATTAAATTGGAAGACTTTTTTTAATCGTGGACTCTTCTTTTAAGCGATGGGCTTCCTAATTAATTATCTTGAGGAATAAAGTGGCTAAGAAATTAATTCGCTTGGGCCGTTAATTAAGATTTAATCGggagaattatttaattaattttccgTAAGTTCTTTTTATCGAGTGAATATTTTACCGAGGTTCGAGATAATTCTTTTTAAgggtaaataattacggaaaATTTAAGTaagcgcttaaataatttttagaaattattttcgacgttatggaaaatgcgaggagccaacgaaggatagaacgagcgtaagcggccgaccggcgtcgcacgcgacgccttggcggccgccgaataaccgaaagtgcgcgaaaatcgagaaaaagaattttaaaagaatttaattagagtgcatgcattctaattatcgttgTTATCGGGAATTGATAtgattttatgtgttttccgaaaaggtggttcgcacgcacgctaaaagtcggaacgaggaatttttaCGGAAATcttaagcttttgaggtgggctttattcttaaatgtttattcttgaattgatatgtttatggtgttataaggatgtttctataaagtatgtcatgccgtgtttatgctttgaaactgcctatctgattgtctactagaataatactctactagactttgatggttaacgaattcgggtctaactagggctacgccctacttagactagtgcactgatggggatcgtgagccgtcccctaggtcggccggtccagtgatcgagattgtggccacagtctcgtttcacatgatggttcagatatggtatatgatggggggatgatgttagtccgcgcggacactttttatggaattgaatatttttgtgcttCCCGGTTCTtcttaaagtaaaacccgggattcacgcgatgatggcttgacatatcttaacgatgaatgtttttcgggcgtgagttcactgggtgcaccaagtactcagcccctgcatatgttttccctatgtgcaggttgagcgaggtcgggaggcggagaatgttgagtgatgatttcaagaactggtccggttattattatgtcttcatacgtagtagtaactatactctcaaattgcttccgctatcaAATGTCTAAGAAACTCTGTTATTTTCGTTATTGCCGAACTCTGCTATCGTTTACTTTGAGACTTGGGTTTTTGTTGAAACGTTGACCGGTTTAAATGAAACTTCATCCTTGTTTGTTAAGTcgtattgccttgaattgtatgttttcccccttcttccccgcttcttaaatcccccacgagtcacgatttcccgtgctttctatccctaggaagtgcggtcgtgacattatcTTCAGTGGGACGGATACAGTATTTGATGGAACAAAAGTTGACCACTTCAACAAAGCAGGCTTGGTAGAAGTGTAAAATTAGAGTTTTCATTTTACGTGCAAGAACACTCTACTCAAGTTCAATTAAAAAGTTTCTAAACTTACACAACTTAGTTGCAAGAATACAACGTCAATGGTAGTATTTGGTAAAACctagattaattattaataaaatgaaaaacgaGTAATAGGATATATTCATTTGATAAAGAAGATTGAATTCaaggaaataaaaaaggaaaaattgtgagattaaatataaaaataatcgTTGGTCCCAACAATCCTTAGACATGCCGGAATGAATGCTTTGCATCACtatttaattcaaaaaataaaggGACTAGGAAATCAAATCCAACTAATAACATGAAATATGTTAAGCAGTTAACGACTCTCGATTAACTAAACACTTTTGTTAATCCCCAATTAATTAATATCCttacttttaataattttagTAGTGGAACTCTCATTCCAGTACCCTATTGCGCTAACATTTTATTagaaaactaatatataaatgtaggatctacatttcactaactttttcaccCACTTTCTACCCTCGGTCCACTATTAAAGAGCTATTTTGATATAAATTACTTGATTTTGTAAAGAAAATttactagttttataatagattatgagtgtaaaaagttagtggaatatgtggtccGCATACCAAcagtgaaaaaaataaagtgttCTTTAAATcggggacaacccaaaatgactctttaaatggtggacaaGTGAAGTATTTTCTTAATACCCGAGTACAACATGGACAATTaatatgggacggatggagtaaaatATAAGAACATATAATCACGAACTAGCAATAAATACCCAAAATATACTTCTAAACTGCAAAGGAACATTGTCAAAAATAGTACCTAGGGATTGAACCCACGAGGAGACGGTTTGGATGAAAAGCTCCTAAAAAGAGACTAAAATTCGATAAAAAGGAGAGGTAAGTTGATGATAGAAAATAGAGTAAaagtcaattttggtcctaaacatatgatcaAAATATGAAGTTGGTCCAAATATTCTCTTTTTTGAAAATCGGGTCCATAACAACTAAAATCATTGTTGATCCGGTCCTTTTTTTACGTTCCGTCAATTTCTGACGGTCAACCGGATTAGTGAATTTTTGACCGATTAGGCTTAATCTTGGATTATTAGTCAcctaattattttctaattaattttccATTCCTAACAAAATCAAAATAGGTTTAATTGCTTTGGACCAACTTCGTATTTTGATCATATGATTATGACCAATTTTGATCTATACTCTAGAAAATAAAACATGATTAAAGCAATAAAAACAAGACAAACATATCATCACTAGGACGacatatttttta carries:
- the LOC121781150 gene encoding E3 ubiquitin-protein ligase RNF144A-like isoform X2, which gives rise to MATEILQIGDVDVDDDELTILYSTPPSLIKSGATKSDAISVETYRPTSKIIIDLDDVVEVPASSFTKRNKSRFYRGESSNSKPRRLSFSCEICACEKPISDSFRILGCDHSYCTQCVSNYVAARLQESITSIGCPVPGCAGFLEPQHCRTILPREVFDRWGDALCEALILGAERFYCPYKECSALLINDGSENVVQSECPECRRLFCAPCKAAWHDGIECGEFQRLKKDERSNEDLKLMKLAKDSKWIRCPSCRIYVSKSEGCLYMRCRCYGRLVMLCFCR
- the LOC121781150 gene encoding E3 ubiquitin-protein ligase RNF144A-like isoform X1; translation: MATEILQIGDVDVDDDELTILYSTPPSLIKSGATKSDAISVETYRPTSKIIIDLDDVVEVPASSFTKRNKSRFYRGESSNSKPRRLSFSCEICACEKPISDSFRILGCDHSYCTQCVSNYVAARLQESITSIGCPVPGCAGFLEPQHCRTILPREVFDRWGDALCEALILGAERFYCPYKECSALLINDGSENVVQSECPECRRLFCAPCKAAWHDGIECGEFQRLKKDERSNEDLKLMKLAKDSKWIRCPSCRIYVSKSEGCLYMRCRCGMTFCYNCGAKMDVHLHYCTKCKH